GAGGAAACCGCCAAGGCAACGCCGCCGCGGGAGCTGCCGTCGAGCTTGGTCAGGACCACCCCGGTCAGACCGGCGGCCTGGGCAAAAGCCATGGCCTGCTTCAGGCCGTTCTGGCCCTGGCTGGCGTCCAGCACCAACAGCGACTGCACCTGGGCATCCGGGGCAAGCTTGTCCACGATCCGTCGCACCTTGGAGAGCTCCTCCATCAGGTTGTGCTTCGTCTGCAGCCGACCAGCGGTGTCCACCAGCACCAGGTCCGTGCCCTTGGCCTGGGCCGCACCGATCGCGTCGTAGACCACCGCCGCAGGGTCCGCATTGGCGGAGGGGTTCGAGACCACGGTGACGCCACTGCGCTCGCCCCAAACCTGAACCTGTTGCACCGCCGCGGCCCGGAAGGTGTCGGCAGCAGCAATCAGGCAGCTGTAGCCACTGCGGATCGCCAGGTTGGCTAGCTTGCCCAGGGTCGTGGTTTTACCCACGCCGTTCACACCGACCATCAGCCAGACGTTGAGGCGACCGCGCTCTGGAGCGAGCAATGCCGTGCCACTGGCCTGGATGGGCTGATCGAGCAGACCCTTGAGCTGATCTTTGAGGAAGCGGATGCCCTCCTCGGGCTCGACGACTTCCTCGTTAAGGCGCTTACGCAGGGCCTCAAGGACTTGGTCGGTGGCTTGCACCCCGACATCCGCACGCAGCAACAGCGATTCGAGGTCGTCGAGAACCTCAGGGGTCAGCGGGTCATCGCCCAGGGTGTCGAGCAGCTGGGTGACGAAGCCCTGGCGGGTCTTCTCCATGCCCCGGCGCAGGCGCCCGAGCCAGTCGATTTCCTCGAGGGAAATATCGGAGAGCTGGCGGCCCTGGGCGGCCAACACCTC
This DNA window, taken from Synechococcus sp. LTW-R, encodes the following:
- the ftsY gene encoding signal recognition particle-docking protein FtsY; this encodes MVYDWFNRSAAPQNPQDPQPEQPAEPPAQQEAPAVPTPAAAEPAQGSPDIDQDALDWARQAYARLKAQQEAQKQEAAAAAEPEPEPAPPAEATPEPEPLSAPAPDPVQAVQASEPAAGLSLLEQAAAQRAQRQQEQLERAIETPVAPVEPTPAATDEAAPSLGDFDEDFTWSAEVLAAQGRQLSDISLEEIDWLGRLRRGMEKTRQGFVTQLLDTLGDDPLTPEVLDDLESLLLRADVGVQATDQVLEALRKRLNEEVVEPEEGIRFLKDQLKGLLDQPIQASGTALLAPERGRLNVWLMVGVNGVGKTTTLGKLANLAIRSGYSCLIAAADTFRAAAVQQVQVWGERSGVTVVSNPSANADPAAVVYDAIGAAQAKGTDLVLVDTAGRLQTKHNLMEELSKVRRIVDKLAPDAQVQSLLVLDASQGQNGLKQAMAFAQAAGLTGVVLTKLDGSSRGGVALAVSSEAGLPIRFIGAGEGIRDLRPFNSFEFVEALLAK